A single window of Deltaproteobacteria bacterium DNA harbors:
- a CDS encoding type II toxin-antitoxin system PemK/MazF family toxin, with product MVISQGDIWWASLSLPQGSEPGLSRPVVVVQRNAINRSKFQTILAVPLTRQTKHANIPGNVLLRKGMGGVPKTSLARCTHVMVIDKSRLVEKIGTLPGRKIEEIIQEIIWVLGGPRADR from the coding sequence ATGGTAATTTCCCAGGGTGACATCTGGTGGGCCAGCCTTTCACTACCGCAGGGGTCTGAACCCGGGCTCAGCAGGCCAGTGGTTGTAGTTCAGCGAAATGCGATCAACAGGAGCAAGTTCCAGACTATCCTGGCTGTGCCCTTGACCAGACAGACGAAACACGCAAACATTCCTGGCAATGTTTTGTTGAGAAAGGGCATGGGAGGAGTTCCAAAAACCAGTCTGGCAAGGTGCACCCATGTTATGGTGATTGACAAGTCACGTCTTGTTGAAAAAATAGGAACTTTGCCAGGGCGAAAAATCGAGGAGATCATTCAAGAGATAATCTGGGTTTTGGGCGGCCCCAGAGCGGACAGATAA